In the Rahnella sikkimica genome, ATTATTGGCGCAATTTGTACCTTCAGGGATAAGACGGAGGTCAGCCAGTTGATGCAGCGCCTGAGCGGCATGGTAAACTATGCCGATTCATTGCGGGAACGCTCGCATGAGTTCATGAATAAACTCCATGTGATACTGGGTTTGCTGCACATGAAAAGTTATACGCAGCTGGAGGATTATATTCTCAAAACAGCCAATAATTATCAGGCTGAAATCGGGTCGCTGCTGTTGAAAATTAAGTCTCCGGTCATCGCCGGGTTCCTGTTGAGCAAGATTAACCGCGCCTCAGACACCCGACATCTGCTGACACTCAGCGATGACAGCCTGTTGCCTGATAACAACAATGAAAATCAGGTCGCAGCGCTGATCACCGTTCTGGGTAATCTGATTGAAAATGCGCTGGATGCGCTGGGCGACCAGCCGGATGGCGAAGTCAGCGTGCTGCTGCATTATCAGAATGGCTCGCTGGCTTGTGTCGTCAGTGACGACGGACCGGGGATTACACCGGAAAACATTGAGGCGATATTTGAGAAAGGCGTTTCATCCAAGGGTGATCAACGAGGTATGGGGTTGTTCCTTGCGAAACAGCAAGTTGAAAGCCTCGGCGGAACCATTAACGTAGAATCCGAACCCGATGTTTATACCCAATTTTTTGTACAACTTCCCTGGGATGGTGAGAGGACAAGTTCTTGATCAATGTGCTGATAGTTGATGATGATGCCATGGTAGCCGAGCTAAACCGCTGCTACGTGGGCCAGATTGAAGGCTTCGCGTGCTGCGGCACCGCGTCGACGTTACAACAGGCGAAAGATCTGGTTTTGAATTCAGAACTGTCTATCGACCTGATTTTGCTCGATGTGTACATGCAGCAGGACAACGGGCTGGATTTACTTCCTGAGCTGCGCAATGCGCGCCGCCCTATCGACGTGATTGTCATTTCTTCCGCCGCCGATGCGGAAACCATCAAAAAATCGCTGAACTATGGCGTGGTGGATTATCTGATAAAACCGTTCCAGTTTTCCCGTTTCGAGGAAGCACTGACCGGCTGGCAGCAGAAAAAAACGCTGATGGATAACCAGCAATATTACGAGCAGTCGGACGTTGACCGGTTAATTCATGGCAATAATCCGTCGGCGGCAGAGTCCAAAAAGCTGCCTAAAGGTCTGACGCCACAAACGCTGCGCACGTTGTGCCAGTGGATTGACGAGCACCCAACGATGGAGTTTTCCACGGACGAACTCGCCAGTTCGGTGAATATATCGCGGGTGTCCTGCCGTAAATACCTGATATGGCTGGCGCAGATGAACATCCTCTTCACCAGCATTCATTATGGCGTGACCGGCAGGCCGGTTTACCGCTATCGCTTACAGGCGGATCATTACTCGCTGCTTAAACAGTACTGCCAGTGATGTGATAGTCCGGGTCCAGCGGCATGAACGTAAACTGCCGCTGCGATGAGAAGATAATCTGCTGGTCTTTCGTGACAAAAATAGCCTCAATGTGCGGGAAATTCTCCAGGTACCTGAGGCTTTTTTCCACGCCCATGCCGTAAAGCAGCGTGGTGTAGATATCACCGTCAATTGAGTCATCGGAAATAATCGTCACGCTGAGAAGCTCGTTATCCAGCGGATAGCCGGTTTTCGGATCGAGAATATGATGGTAACGCTGGCCGTTCAGCTCGAAATACCGTTCGTAAATGCCCGATGTCACCACCGATTTGTTCGTCACGTTTATCACGCCAATCAGCGATTCCGGGGTTGAAAACGGTTTTTTCAAACCAATCGCCCACGCGCCTTCTGCCCCTGCCCCCAGCGTTTGGACATTGCCGCCCAGATTGATCAGCGCCTGCGTCACCTGCTGCTCACGCAGGAAATCGCGCACCACGTCCGCGATATACCCTTTGGCAATCGCGCCCAGATCGATTTCCATTCCCGCTTTATGCAGAAAAACTGACTGCGAACTTTCGTCGAGGATCACGTCATGCGGATCCGTTATTTTCAGCAGCGCTTGTAAGTCAGTCGCAGCGGGCACGCTGTTACCGTTAAAACCGATTTTCCAGCGCTTCACCAGCGGGCCGATGGTGAAATTAAAACTGCTGTTTTCCAGCACGCTCACGGCTTTCGCTCGGCGGATCAGGTCAAACACCGGTTTGCTGACGGCGACGGCGTGATCGCCTGCCGCATGGTTAACCGACATCACTTCAGACTGCTGGCGGTTAACCGTCAGTTTGGTTTCCTGAAGTTTGATAAGCCGGAAAACGTTGGAGGCCAGGGTTTCATTATGTTCAAACAGCTTGAGAAGAATGGGCGAACCCATCAAAACGGCGGAGTAAGCATAAACACGATCGTCTGGCGTCATCAGATTTACCCAAAAACAGGCCTTAAAACAGACCTA is a window encoding:
- the dcuR gene encoding two-component system response regulator DcuR; this encodes MINVLIVDDDAMVAELNRCYVGQIEGFACCGTASTLQQAKDLVLNSELSIDLILLDVYMQQDNGLDLLPELRNARRPIDVIVISSAADAETIKKSLNYGVVDYLIKPFQFSRFEEALTGWQQKKTLMDNQQYYEQSDVDRLIHGNNPSAAESKKLPKGLTPQTLRTLCQWIDEHPTMEFSTDELASSVNISRVSCRKYLIWLAQMNILFTSIHYGVTGRPVYRYRLQADHYSLLKQYCQ
- a CDS encoding FAD:protein FMN transferase, translating into MTPDDRVYAYSAVLMGSPILLKLFEHNETLASNVFRLIKLQETKLTVNRQQSEVMSVNHAAGDHAVAVSKPVFDLIRRAKAVSVLENSSFNFTIGPLVKRWKIGFNGNSVPAATDLQALLKITDPHDVILDESSQSVFLHKAGMEIDLGAIAKGYIADVVRDFLREQQVTQALINLGGNVQTLGAGAEGAWAIGLKKPFSTPESLIGVINVTNKSVVTSGIYERYFELNGQRYHHILDPKTGYPLDNELLSVTIISDDSIDGDIYTTLLYGMGVEKSLRYLENFPHIEAIFVTKDQQIIFSSQRQFTFMPLDPDYHITGSTV